From Ovis aries strain OAR_USU_Benz2616 breed Rambouillet chromosome 25, ARS-UI_Ramb_v3.0, whole genome shotgun sequence:
TCCACTTTACCAGTTGTCCAGAAAATCAAATCCTGTCTTCAAGATGACATTACTTGAGCTGACCTGTAGAAGGGACAAAAACACCAAAGTAAGGCATGAGGCCTTTTTCAAGTCAGCACAATCTAAAAACAGCATCTCATTTAAAATGACCCAAATGAAAGAGAGTACTTCGTCTCAGAGGCTCCCTGACCTCAATTTGCCTCAGTGCTGGGaaccagaaaattaaataaagctCAGTGCAAGCCAAACTCTGCCAGGATCCAACACGTATCCCTTTCTGTCCCCAGGCATGTCTGAGGGCAGCCTGTAGACCCCACctggagagaaaaggagaaaaatgtatcttttctatttctgaatgAGGGGCATGTTTAAATTTAGTCACCCATGCAGTAAGAGAACAAGTTAGGAAGGTAGTCTTTCGAATacgaaacacacatacacagtgacAGACAAAACAAGTCACCAAGTTGAGGGAGtgaaaaacacagagaaagatgTAAAACTTCTTTCTTTCAGATTATGCGGCAGCTTCTGGAGTGATTTTCCCTGACCCAGGACCATTCTTCAGGTCACAGACTGCCCACTTACAGGACATGGGGTTGGTTTAAAGGGCCATCTGTGAGCTGACTCAGACACACTTCCACAGGCTTCCGCCAGCCACCTGAGAGACCCTTCTGCTAGGTCTAACACAAGTACATGTTTACCTGGTGGCTGCAGCCTTCCTGGGCAAGGGAGCCTTGCGTCTGCGCCCTCCACATGCTGCCGATGGAAGGCACCGCCACAGAGGCAACAGAGGCAACAGAGGCAATGGGCTAAGCAGCTCCCCTGAGGCAGGTCTCAGGCCTTCGCTGCCCCTAGGTTGAGCCAGAGCTTGAAACGCCAAAGGGGTGCAGGCATACATTCCTCTTTCTGGTTTCCTACCAGTGTTCTCAGCGCAGCAGCATTTCACTGTGCTCTGCAGTCAGAAATCAGCTCTTTCCGAGGATTTCATGGGCTCTGTCCCacattccaccccaccccccacacacttTCCTGTATCTCTTTACAATTAAGATTCTCACATAACTTACATAAATGCTTCCCTCAGAGGAAGACCCCACTGCAGACTCAAGAGAGCAGTGGGCTGCCTGAGTCTGTGAGAGGGAGCCACTGGGCAGGAAGCCAGCCTCAGGGCTAGCATCACAAGGCGGTGCTCCTGGGGGACCTGGGGGCCTCCATCACCCCATGGCCGTCCTCCCTGTGCCTCCCTAGAGCTAAGCAAGCACTGCAGCCCATCCAGAAAAGCTCTGAAGGTCAGGAAACAGTAAAGCTCTGGGAAGCGCCGTCCATCTCCATGAACAATGCCTTGCTCATCGCCTCACCCAGGTCCACAAGTAGGCCACCATCTTCCCCCAGAAATTGTTCTCAGATATGCCTTGTCCAAGTATCTCTTTGTTCATTATAAAACAATGTCTCAAAACCACAGCCTCCCTCTGAAATACCACTATCtgtttatttgggcttccctggtgcctcatgaaattaaaagacgcttactccttggaagaaaagttatgaccaacctagatagcatattcaagagcagagacattactttgtcaacaaaggtccgtctagtcaaggctatggtttttccagtggtcatgtatggatgtgagagttggactgtgaagaaagctgagtgctgaaaaattgatgcttttgaactgtggtgtggagaagactcttgagagtcccttggactgcaaggagatccaaccagtccattctaaaggagatcagtcctgggtgttctttggaaggaatgatgctaaaactgaaactccagtactttggccacctcatgcgaagagttgactcactggaaaagactctgatgctgggagggattgggggcaggagaaggggacaacagaggatgagatggctggatggcatcaccgactcgatggacgtgagtttgagtgaactccgggagttagtgatggacagggaggcctggcatgctgcaattcatgggatcacaaagagtctgacatgactgaccgactgaactgaactggtggctcagcagtgaagaatccgcctgcaatgcaggagccacaggagatgtgggttcaatccttgggtcaggaagatcccctgggtggggaagatcccctggaggagggcatggcaacccactccagtattcttgcctggagaatcccatggacagaggagcctggcggactacagtccatggggttgcaaagagtcagacacgactgaaacgacttaccgtgcgcacacacacacttacttatTTTGGATTTGGGTGATCCTTCAACACTAGCTCCGTTTAAAGTCCTAAGCAAACACTTCCTCTTGGCTGCATTTTCTCCAGTAGTGCAGGGCAGCTCACACTCAGGGCTCCACGCATAGGGAGACGTGGAGAAGACAGTCGCGCCGCCTGTTCTCTTACAGGGCCCTTTCTTCACGACTCACTGCACCTCGGCAGTGGGACTCTcagatctttcttttccttctcctgcaTCCCCGGAAAGAAGTCCTTTCCTTAGAACTCCACTTGGGACACCTAACTCTGTTTTGCTTGGAAACGAGAAGCTGCCCATCACTACGGAAGCGAGTCTCCTGTGATCTGCAAAAAGGCACAGCTGCTCCTGGTGGAGGTTTGGGGGTCCTGCCTGCTTCCCGCCGTGTCCTCAGGACACCTGCAGCTCCCTTCCTCACCCACAGAGCAGCCCAGCCTTGCAGGCCTGTGCATAGAGCTGGCAGTCAAACCCCACCCACACTGCCAGCTTCCCCCTTGAGTCCTCTGCTCATTGGCCCCACGATCCTCCATCACCTGCCCTCACACAAGCAGGGAAGGGCAGGGGGCATCTGAGACACAACCACATAGCAGGCAGACGAGTCATGGCACCCAGACAGGCGCACTGAACACGTTTCCTGCATGTCTGTTGGTTGCCAAGCTGAGTGACAACCCAGCAGGCTGCCGAGGGATGGCAGAGGAAGAAGGCATGGACATCTGtggcccacccacccacccctgtgAGGCAGCCCTCATCCCTTCAGCAATAAGACCCTGGCTGAAGCCAGACACCCACCTGTACAGGCACGGGTTCCAGGAACAGAGCATCCTCCATGTCCTCCGCAGCCTCCATGGCCTCGGGAGAGACGGGCTTTCCCACGGGCCCAGAGGGGCCGGCTTCGCCTGGGGGGCTGGCGCAGGCCTGGGCAGGCTGGGGCCTCTCGCACTCCGCGCTGACGCCGGGAGCGGCCCGCTGCTCCTGGCGGAGGGGGCTGGGCTTCTCCGCCTTTGCCTCCCTGGCCTTCGGTGCGGGCTCCTGCCGGTAACAGGCCGGCAGGAccttctcccctttctccatAGACTTGATCTGGCTGGGGGTCAGCGACTGGAACTCGGCCTCAGGGCCCTCCCCACGGGACCGCTCTGCGTTGATCTTCCAGAAGGATGCCTCCTCTTCCTTCCAGGCAGGACCCAGGGCATCCAGGCTGGAGGACTTGCTGCCCTGCGGGGGCCGGAGGACCTGCAAACCCTGAGGAGCTTTGGATGGTGGCCTGGGCTCGCCGGCGGTGCTGCAGCTCGGCTCTTGGATGGATAAGGAGGAGATGCTGAACTCCATCTGACTCtagcggggtggggggaggggaggagaagtaCAGCAACACCTTCAGTCAACAGAACGGGTATGCCGGCCCAAACATCTCTCCAGGAGCAGCCGCCCGCCTGCTGTCCCTCTGCTGGGACCGTCTGTCGGTCCTCAGCAGTGATCTGCAGGGCTGCCATCACATCTCTGAGACACGGAGGAGGCTTTGAGAGCTAGGCCCTTCACTCTGGATGCTACAAACATCTGAGACTCCTGACTCTGACTGACGACTAAGGCCTCTGCTTGGTGAGCGGATCACCCACCTGGCTCGTCAAGAGAGATTCCCACAGCTTCCTGAGGAGGGTGACTCTCCCCTTGGCAACAACAAGGAAGGGCACACAGTTAGCATACAGACCACTGCAGTGAGGATCCAAACCCAAAACCAAGTCCCCACCTCACAGGCCTCTTCCTTCCTGATCAATGACAGCTGGCAAGGATGAAAAAAAATCCAGCAGTCAGACCCTGCTTTCCTGGACTAAACCAAGAAAGTCAAAGGCAGGCCTCAGTGCAGCTACAAAGATTTCACCTCCCCCCTCCACGCCCCTCCGTTCCATGCTCTGCCTTCATGCCTGCTAAGGACCGCATGTTTGCATGCCTCAAATTCCTAAGTCGAAGGGCTACCTTCCAAAGTTAGTATTTGGAGACAAAGCCTTTAAGAGGTTTAggtgaggtcatgagggtagagccctcatgacaggattagtgcccttgtaagAAAAGACAGAGAGATGCTCACTTTCTAACGCCTacggacacagtgagaagacagccGTCTGCAAATCAGGAAGAGGAGTCTCTCCAGGACCAACCTGCTGGCACTGTGACCTTGGACCTCTAGCTCTAGAACTGTGGGGAGTGAACGTCTGTTACTGGAGGTCCCCAGCCTGTGGCATCTGCTGACAAGATAGGCTGCCTCTCCTGCGCCTTCCTCAGCATTGCCCTGCTGCCCTCAGCCGATCCTGGTCCTGTTAGGTGGGGAACCCCCGAGGGCAGGGCCATACCCCACATCCAAGTGCCCCCCAGACACTGGCTTATTCTGACACTGCTAACCACTAAAAGCCGTAGGACTGAGCTGGGCgtactcagtcgcgtccaactccttgcaaccccatggactctagcccaccaggctcctctctgcatgggatttcccaggcaagaatactcgagtgggttgccatttcctcctccaggggatcttcccaccccagggacagaacccacatctcttgagtttcctgcattggcaggcggattctttaccaccacaccacctgggaaggccaaggGTGAGCTGTATGACCAACAAATCACTGGGTGGAAACCTAAGCCCTCTGACAGTAGTGCACCCTGGAGGCTGTTCCCAAGTCCTACAGAGCAAGCAATCTGCTACCTTGATGACtcgtaaaaaaaataaataaataaaatcaatctgggaccttcctctcttcctctctactTCTACTCTCGCATAcattcccttcttcttcttcttcttaaaatAAAGGTATCAGGACTTCTCTGACAGTCTAGTGGCTAGGACCCCAAGATCCCAGCGCAGGgggtctggattcaatccctggtcaggaa
This genomic window contains:
- the C25H1orf198 gene encoding uncharacterized protein C1orf198 homolog — its product is MASMAAAIAASRTAVMSANRPLDDRERKRFSYFSSLSPMARKIMQDKEKIREKYGPEWARLPPAQQDEIIDRCLVGPSAPAPGDPEELARFPGLRGPTGQKVVRFGDEDITWQDEHSAPFSWETRSQMEFSISSLSIQEPSCSTAGEPRPPSKAPQGLQVLRPPQGSKSSSLDALGPAWKEEEASFWKINAERSRGEGPEAEFQSLTPSQIKSMEKGEKVLPACYRQEPAPKAREAKAEKPSPLRQEQRAAPGVSAECERPQPAQACASPPGEAGPSGPVGKPVSPEAMEAAEDMEDALFLEPVPVQVSSSNVILKTGFDFLDNW